One region of Quercus lobata isolate SW786 chromosome 2, ValleyOak3.0 Primary Assembly, whole genome shotgun sequence genomic DNA includes:
- the LOC115972948 gene encoding endo-1,4-beta-xylanase 1 isoform X2: MENPMYNAGNNVEIAVRKANDSNHGCATNIVLNHDFSEGLHLWHPNNCDGFVVSAESAHPEGTSEKLGGNYAVVSNRKECWQGLEQDITARVSPGSTYTVSARVGVSGPLQGSTDVLATLKLENRGSGTSYLFIGRTSVSKEKWEKLEGTFSLPAMPDRVVFYFEGPSPGVDILIESVVITCSSPSECESVSQRCFDAGDENIILNPKFEDGLNNWSGRGCKIVLHDSMADGKIVPLSGKYFASATERTQNWNGIQQEITGKVQRKLAYDVTAVVRIFGNNVTNSDVRVTLWVQTPNLREQYIGVANAQATDKDWVQLQGKFLLNGSPSKVVIYVEGPPSGTDILLNSLIVKHAEKTPPSFPPVIENPAFGVNIIQNSSLSDGTNGWFPLGNCTLSVATGSPHILPPMARESLGPHEPLSGRYILVTNRTQTWMGPAQMITDKLKLFLTYQVSGWVRIGSGASGPQNVNVALGVDSQWVNGGQVEVNGDGWHEIGGSFRIEKQPSKVMVYVQGPSPGVDLMVAGVQIFPVDRQARFRYLRRQTDLNRKRDVILKFSGVDSSTLLGTVVLVKQTQNTFPLGSCVSRTNVDNEDFVDFFTKNFNWAVFGNELKWYWTEPQQGNFNYNDADEMLALCKSHNIQTRGHCIFWEVINTVQSWVQALNKNDLMTAVQNRLTGLLTRYKGKFMHYDVNNEMLHGSFYQDRLGKDIRANMFKTAHQLDPSALLFVNDYHVEDGCDTRSSPEKYIQHILDLQEQGAPVGGIGIQGHIDSPVGPIVCSALDKLGILGLPIWFTELDVSSINECVRGDDLEVMLREAFAHPAVDGIMLWGFWELFMSRNNSHLVNAEGDINEAGKRYLALRKEWLSHARGHIDDQGQFQFRGFHGTYSLEIINSSKKVSKTFVVDNGDLPLVVPIDL, translated from the exons ATGGAGAACCCCATGTACAATGCAGGCAACAATGTGGAG ATTGCAGTCCGAAAAGCAAATGACTCAAACCATGGTTGTGCTACTAATATCGTACTAAACCATGACTTCTCTGAAGGGCTGCATTTGTGGCATCCCAACAATTGTGATGGCTTTGTGGTATCAGCTGAGTCAGCTCACCCAGAGGGAACTTCAGAAAAGTTGGGTGGTAATTATGCAGTTGTTTCAAATCGCAAGGAATGCTGGCAGGGCTTGGAACAAGATATCACAGCCAGGGTTTCTCCAGGTTCCACTTATACAGTTTCTGCCCGTGTTGGAGTATCAGGGCCTCTTCAGGGATCCACTGATGTCTTGGCAACATTGAAACTAGAAAACCGAGGTTCAGGGACTAGCTATTTGTTCATTGGAAG AACTTCTGTGTCTAAGGAGAAGTGGGAGAAGTTGGAAGGCACATTCTCATTGCCAGCTATGCCTGACCGGGTTGTATTTTATTTCGAAGGGCCTTCACCTGGAGTTGATATTCTTATAGAATCAGTAGTGATCACCTGTTCCAGTCCAAGTGAGTGTGAG AGTGTAAGCCAGAGATGCTTTGATGCCGGAGATGAGAATATCATCCTAAACCCCAAATTTGAGGATGGCCTGAACAATTGGTCTGGAAGAGGCTGCAAGATTGTTTTACATGATTCTATGGCAGATGGGAAAATAGTCCCACTGTCTGGAAAGTATTTTGCATCTGCAACAGAGCGCACACAGAACTGGAACGGTATTCAGCAGGAGATCACAGGAAAAGTGCAGCGAAAGCTTGCTTATGATGTTACTGCTGTTGTTCGGATATTTGGTAACAATGTCACTAATTCTGATGTGCGAGTAACTTTGTGGGTGCAAACACCAAACCTTCGTGAACAGTATATAGGCGTTGCCAA TGCTCAAGCAACAGACAAGGATTGGGTACAGTTGCAGGGGAAGTTCCTTCTAAATGGTTCTCCATCCAAAGTAGTCATATATGTTGAAGGTCCACCTTCGGGCACTGATATCCTTCTCAACAGTTTAATTGTAAAGCATGCGGAGAAAACCCCTCCTTCATTTCCCCCAGTTATTGAG AATCCTGCCTTTGGAgtaaatataattcaaaatagCAGTCTAAGTGATGGCACCAATGGGTGGTTTCCCCTTGGTAATTGCACTTTGAGCGTTGCTACTGGTTCACCACATATTCTTCCACCAATGGCAAGAGAATCCCTTGGACCTCATGAACCTTTAAGTGGTCGCTATATCCTTGTGACCAATCGCACACAGACTTGGATGGGTCCTGCTCAGATGATCACAGAtaaactaaaactttttttgacATACCAAGTATCTGGTTGGGTTCGAATTGGTTCTGGAGCTAGTGGTCCACAAAATGTGAATGTTGCACTAGGTGTGGACAGTCAGTGGGTTAATGGGGGACAAGTTGAGGTTAATGGTGATGGATGGCATGAAATTGGTGGTTCCTTCAGAATTGAGAAGCAACCTTCCAAGGTTATGGTTTATGTTCAAGGTCCATCTCCAGGTGTTGACTTAATGGTTGCTGGAGTTCAGATTTTTCCTGTTGATCGACAGGCAAGGTTTAGATATCTACGGAGGCAGACTGATCTG AACCGTAAGCGTGATGTCATCCTAAAATTCTCAGGAGTGGATTCAAGCACTTTGCTTGGCACGGTGGTGTTAGTCAAACAAACGCAAAACACTTTTCCTTTGGGGTCATGTGTAAGCAGAACAAACGTTGATAATGAAGATTTTGTTGATTtctttacaaaaaatttcaattgggCTGTCTTTGGCAATGAGTTGAAGTGGTACTGGACAGAACCACAGCAGGGAAATTTCAACTACAATGATGCTGATGAGATGTTGGCCTTGTGTAAAAGCCACAACATACAGACTAGAGGTCATTGTATCTTCTGGGAAGTGATCAACACAGTCCAATCATGGGTCCAAGCACTGAACAAAAATGACTTGATGACAGCTGTCCAAAATCGCCTAACAGGTCTTCTTACCCGCTACAAGGGGAAGTTCATGCACTATGATGTTAACAATGAGATGCTGCATGGTTCATTCTATCAAGATAGACTAGGTAAGGATATCCGAGCAAACATGTTCAAGACTGCACACCAACTAGATCCATCTGCCCTCCTGTTTGTGAATGATTATCACGTTGAGGATGGATGTGACACCAGATCATCTCCAGAAAAGTACATTCAACATATTCTTGATTTGCAAGAGCAAGGTGCACCTGTTGGAGGTATTGGAATACAAGGGCACATAGACAGTCCAGTTGGGCCTATTGTTTGCTCAGCTTTGGATAAATTGGGTATTCTTGGTCTTCCAATCTGGTTTACAGAGCTTGATGTGTCTTCCATTAATGAATGTGTTAGAGGGGACGATTTGGAAGTGATGCTTAGGGAAGCTTTTGCCCATCCTGCAGTAGATGGTATAATGCTATGGGGATTCTGGGAGTTGTTTATGAGCCGGAACAATTCACATCTAGTGAATGCAGAGGGTGACATTAATGAAGCTGGTAAAAGATACCTTGCTCTTAGAAAAGAGTGGCTGTCTCATGCACGTGGGCATATTGATGACCAAGGACAGTTCCAGTTTAGAGGCTTCCATGGAACATACTCTCTGGAAATTATTAATTCCTCCAAGAAGGTTTCAAAGACATTTGTTGTTGACAATGGTGACTTGCCACTGGTGGTTCCCATAGATTTATAA
- the LOC115972948 gene encoding endo-1,4-beta-xylanase 1 isoform X1, with amino-acid sequence MRRVSACCFISLFSRTNQKHKDKDKDKDKLTQRSREAMENPMYNAGNNVEIAVRKANDSNHGCATNIVLNHDFSEGLHLWHPNNCDGFVVSAESAHPEGTSEKLGGNYAVVSNRKECWQGLEQDITARVSPGSTYTVSARVGVSGPLQGSTDVLATLKLENRGSGTSYLFIGRTSVSKEKWEKLEGTFSLPAMPDRVVFYFEGPSPGVDILIESVVITCSSPSECESVSQRCFDAGDENIILNPKFEDGLNNWSGRGCKIVLHDSMADGKIVPLSGKYFASATERTQNWNGIQQEITGKVQRKLAYDVTAVVRIFGNNVTNSDVRVTLWVQTPNLREQYIGVANAQATDKDWVQLQGKFLLNGSPSKVVIYVEGPPSGTDILLNSLIVKHAEKTPPSFPPVIENPAFGVNIIQNSSLSDGTNGWFPLGNCTLSVATGSPHILPPMARESLGPHEPLSGRYILVTNRTQTWMGPAQMITDKLKLFLTYQVSGWVRIGSGASGPQNVNVALGVDSQWVNGGQVEVNGDGWHEIGGSFRIEKQPSKVMVYVQGPSPGVDLMVAGVQIFPVDRQARFRYLRRQTDLNRKRDVILKFSGVDSSTLLGTVVLVKQTQNTFPLGSCVSRTNVDNEDFVDFFTKNFNWAVFGNELKWYWTEPQQGNFNYNDADEMLALCKSHNIQTRGHCIFWEVINTVQSWVQALNKNDLMTAVQNRLTGLLTRYKGKFMHYDVNNEMLHGSFYQDRLGKDIRANMFKTAHQLDPSALLFVNDYHVEDGCDTRSSPEKYIQHILDLQEQGAPVGGIGIQGHIDSPVGPIVCSALDKLGILGLPIWFTELDVSSINECVRGDDLEVMLREAFAHPAVDGIMLWGFWELFMSRNNSHLVNAEGDINEAGKRYLALRKEWLSHARGHIDDQGQFQFRGFHGTYSLEIINSSKKVSKTFVVDNGDLPLVVPIDL; translated from the exons ATGAGAAGGGTCTCTGCTTGCTGCTTCATAAGCCTGTTTTCCAGGACTAATCAAAAGCACAAGGACAAGGACAAGGACAAGGACAAGCTCACTCAG AGAAGTAGAGAAGCTATGGAGAACCCCATGTACAATGCAGGCAACAATGTGGAG ATTGCAGTCCGAAAAGCAAATGACTCAAACCATGGTTGTGCTACTAATATCGTACTAAACCATGACTTCTCTGAAGGGCTGCATTTGTGGCATCCCAACAATTGTGATGGCTTTGTGGTATCAGCTGAGTCAGCTCACCCAGAGGGAACTTCAGAAAAGTTGGGTGGTAATTATGCAGTTGTTTCAAATCGCAAGGAATGCTGGCAGGGCTTGGAACAAGATATCACAGCCAGGGTTTCTCCAGGTTCCACTTATACAGTTTCTGCCCGTGTTGGAGTATCAGGGCCTCTTCAGGGATCCACTGATGTCTTGGCAACATTGAAACTAGAAAACCGAGGTTCAGGGACTAGCTATTTGTTCATTGGAAG AACTTCTGTGTCTAAGGAGAAGTGGGAGAAGTTGGAAGGCACATTCTCATTGCCAGCTATGCCTGACCGGGTTGTATTTTATTTCGAAGGGCCTTCACCTGGAGTTGATATTCTTATAGAATCAGTAGTGATCACCTGTTCCAGTCCAAGTGAGTGTGAG AGTGTAAGCCAGAGATGCTTTGATGCCGGAGATGAGAATATCATCCTAAACCCCAAATTTGAGGATGGCCTGAACAATTGGTCTGGAAGAGGCTGCAAGATTGTTTTACATGATTCTATGGCAGATGGGAAAATAGTCCCACTGTCTGGAAAGTATTTTGCATCTGCAACAGAGCGCACACAGAACTGGAACGGTATTCAGCAGGAGATCACAGGAAAAGTGCAGCGAAAGCTTGCTTATGATGTTACTGCTGTTGTTCGGATATTTGGTAACAATGTCACTAATTCTGATGTGCGAGTAACTTTGTGGGTGCAAACACCAAACCTTCGTGAACAGTATATAGGCGTTGCCAA TGCTCAAGCAACAGACAAGGATTGGGTACAGTTGCAGGGGAAGTTCCTTCTAAATGGTTCTCCATCCAAAGTAGTCATATATGTTGAAGGTCCACCTTCGGGCACTGATATCCTTCTCAACAGTTTAATTGTAAAGCATGCGGAGAAAACCCCTCCTTCATTTCCCCCAGTTATTGAG AATCCTGCCTTTGGAgtaaatataattcaaaatagCAGTCTAAGTGATGGCACCAATGGGTGGTTTCCCCTTGGTAATTGCACTTTGAGCGTTGCTACTGGTTCACCACATATTCTTCCACCAATGGCAAGAGAATCCCTTGGACCTCATGAACCTTTAAGTGGTCGCTATATCCTTGTGACCAATCGCACACAGACTTGGATGGGTCCTGCTCAGATGATCACAGAtaaactaaaactttttttgacATACCAAGTATCTGGTTGGGTTCGAATTGGTTCTGGAGCTAGTGGTCCACAAAATGTGAATGTTGCACTAGGTGTGGACAGTCAGTGGGTTAATGGGGGACAAGTTGAGGTTAATGGTGATGGATGGCATGAAATTGGTGGTTCCTTCAGAATTGAGAAGCAACCTTCCAAGGTTATGGTTTATGTTCAAGGTCCATCTCCAGGTGTTGACTTAATGGTTGCTGGAGTTCAGATTTTTCCTGTTGATCGACAGGCAAGGTTTAGATATCTACGGAGGCAGACTGATCTG AACCGTAAGCGTGATGTCATCCTAAAATTCTCAGGAGTGGATTCAAGCACTTTGCTTGGCACGGTGGTGTTAGTCAAACAAACGCAAAACACTTTTCCTTTGGGGTCATGTGTAAGCAGAACAAACGTTGATAATGAAGATTTTGTTGATTtctttacaaaaaatttcaattgggCTGTCTTTGGCAATGAGTTGAAGTGGTACTGGACAGAACCACAGCAGGGAAATTTCAACTACAATGATGCTGATGAGATGTTGGCCTTGTGTAAAAGCCACAACATACAGACTAGAGGTCATTGTATCTTCTGGGAAGTGATCAACACAGTCCAATCATGGGTCCAAGCACTGAACAAAAATGACTTGATGACAGCTGTCCAAAATCGCCTAACAGGTCTTCTTACCCGCTACAAGGGGAAGTTCATGCACTATGATGTTAACAATGAGATGCTGCATGGTTCATTCTATCAAGATAGACTAGGTAAGGATATCCGAGCAAACATGTTCAAGACTGCACACCAACTAGATCCATCTGCCCTCCTGTTTGTGAATGATTATCACGTTGAGGATGGATGTGACACCAGATCATCTCCAGAAAAGTACATTCAACATATTCTTGATTTGCAAGAGCAAGGTGCACCTGTTGGAGGTATTGGAATACAAGGGCACATAGACAGTCCAGTTGGGCCTATTGTTTGCTCAGCTTTGGATAAATTGGGTATTCTTGGTCTTCCAATCTGGTTTACAGAGCTTGATGTGTCTTCCATTAATGAATGTGTTAGAGGGGACGATTTGGAAGTGATGCTTAGGGAAGCTTTTGCCCATCCTGCAGTAGATGGTATAATGCTATGGGGATTCTGGGAGTTGTTTATGAGCCGGAACAATTCACATCTAGTGAATGCAGAGGGTGACATTAATGAAGCTGGTAAAAGATACCTTGCTCTTAGAAAAGAGTGGCTGTCTCATGCACGTGGGCATATTGATGACCAAGGACAGTTCCAGTTTAGAGGCTTCCATGGAACATACTCTCTGGAAATTATTAATTCCTCCAAGAAGGTTTCAAAGACATTTGTTGTTGACAATGGTGACTTGCCACTGGTGGTTCCCATAGATTTATAA